From a region of the Pseudanabaena sp. ABRG5-3 genome:
- a CDS encoding response regulator transcription factor, whose protein sequence is MKTVLVVEDGHAEQQLISSLLSRSGFDVVLQSNAEDAWQWLSSHTPPNLIVLDVIMPGQSGLDLCRTIRDQDQLKQVPIVFCTSKDQDFDRFWALRQGGNAYLTKPFAPKQLLDTVYQHVS, encoded by the coding sequence ATGAAAACAGTACTCGTTGTTGAAGATGGACATGCAGAACAACAACTTATCTCTAGTCTATTATCGCGTTCTGGCTTTGATGTTGTTTTGCAGTCAAATGCTGAGGATGCTTGGCAATGGCTATCAAGTCACACTCCCCCCAATTTGATTGTTTTAGATGTAATTATGCCTGGTCAAAGTGGATTGGATTTATGTCGAACGATTCGTGACCAAGATCAGTTAAAGCAGGTTCCAATTGTATTTTGCACTTCCAAAGATCAAGATTTTGATCGATTTTGGGCATTGCGACAGGGGGGTAATGCTTATTTGACTAAACCTTTTGCGCCTAAACAACTATTAGACACTGTTTATCAGCATGTTAGTTAA
- a CDS encoding ComF family protein, translated as MQWLSGLANIVKDSLWQANCPLCKRPADRILCKDCDRQITAYQAPEFLQKDHPIAPDIPLYSWGIYDGALKRAIAACKYENHPEIMEAIAVKIGDTWKRSPHTQSLTKKYKKLTVVPIPLHDNKLKVRGFNQAEILARRFCDVTMLPCNPQLLQRVKDTKAQMQTKSKQERKQNLSRAFAVLSTRLSDQRDVILFDDIYTSGATIREAITTLKASSINVRSVVVLARPQFDR; from the coding sequence ATGCAATGGTTATCAGGCTTAGCAAATATAGTTAAAGATTCGCTCTGGCAAGCAAATTGTCCATTATGTAAACGTCCTGCTGATCGCATTTTATGCAAAGACTGCGATCGCCAAATTACTGCTTATCAAGCACCAGAATTTTTACAAAAAGATCATCCCATTGCTCCAGATATTCCTCTTTATAGTTGGGGAATTTATGATGGCGCATTGAAACGAGCGATCGCTGCGTGCAAATATGAAAATCATCCTGAAATTATGGAAGCGATCGCGGTCAAAATTGGCGATACATGGAAGCGATCACCGCATACTCAATCACTGACTAAAAAATATAAAAAACTCACCGTAGTTCCCATTCCCCTACATGACAATAAGTTAAAAGTTCGGGGATTTAACCAAGCTGAAATTCTCGCTCGGCGCTTTTGTGATGTCACTATGCTGCCATGCAATCCACAATTGTTGCAACGAGTTAAGGACACCAAAGCGCAAATGCAGACCAAGAGTAAACAAGAACGTAAACAAAATCTATCTAGAGCCTTTGCCGTTCTATCAACTCGATTATCTGATCAGCGAGATGTGATTTTATTTGATGACATTTATACGAGTGGTGCAACTATACGCGAAGCGATTACTACTCTCAAAGCCAGTAGTATCAATGTACGCAGCGTAGTTGTCCTTGCCCGTCCCCAATTTGACAGATAA
- a CDS encoding response regulator: MQGNLNNPYKLLQLIVQRELTGCLSVSIPEDNSVGWQLYVGGSRLYFATINNFRPERFSLLWQQVMPDLSVPRMNSDKSEYENLYEWQIENHISLTEFRRILLHFSREALIHALSHTSAYVKFEPNVCIKPVLIAAPLPDLIKPIAQHVNFWKKLHNHISSPFSRIYLDSSKVGDFNRFLDDSHNVTIGKVLAQSISLSIWLKILEQKLSIYEICQQLKMEPHFLALWLYPLLNNKTLEVIPAEPNSGMALIPPKPLIACIDDSHTVQRQVKMVLEAYGFQVLGITEPTSCLTSLIRQKPDLILMDITMPEIDGYELCNMLRHSRHLRNVPIIMFTGREGIIDRMRAQLVGANDYVTKPVNTDKLITKVKRLIQSSQKNVNQQEKESLKAL; encoded by the coding sequence ATGCAGGGTAATCTCAACAATCCATATAAGTTACTGCAACTTATTGTTCAACGAGAGTTAACGGGATGTCTATCGGTATCAATCCCCGAAGATAATTCAGTTGGTTGGCAATTATATGTTGGTGGTTCGCGGCTATACTTTGCCACTATTAATAATTTTCGTCCTGAGCGGTTTAGTTTACTTTGGCAACAAGTTATGCCAGATTTATCTGTACCAAGGATGAATTCTGATAAATCAGAATATGAGAATCTTTATGAATGGCAAATTGAAAACCATATTTCTCTCACTGAATTTAGACGGATTCTGCTCCATTTTTCTAGAGAAGCATTGATCCATGCCCTCTCCCATACCAGCGCTTATGTGAAATTTGAACCTAACGTTTGTATTAAACCTGTACTAATTGCTGCACCATTACCAGATTTAATCAAACCAATCGCTCAGCATGTTAATTTTTGGAAAAAGCTGCATAATCATATCTCTTCGCCTTTTTCTCGAATTTATCTGGATTCTAGTAAGGTAGGAGATTTTAATCGATTCTTAGATGATTCCCACAACGTAACCATAGGAAAAGTATTAGCTCAAAGTATTAGCCTATCTATTTGGCTGAAAATATTAGAGCAGAAATTGAGTATCTATGAAATTTGTCAACAACTGAAAATGGAGCCACATTTTCTAGCATTATGGTTGTATCCATTGCTTAATAATAAAACACTGGAAGTAATTCCCGCTGAGCCAAATTCGGGGATGGCATTAATCCCTCCTAAACCCTTAATAGCCTGTATTGATGATAGTCATACTGTGCAACGCCAAGTCAAAATGGTACTAGAAGCCTATGGCTTTCAAGTATTAGGAATTACGGAGCCGACTAGCTGTCTAACTTCCTTAATCAGGCAAAAACCTGATCTGATTTTAATGGATATTACGATGCCTGAAATAGATGGCTACGAACTATGCAATATGCTGCGACATTCCCGCCATTTACGAAATGTACCAATCATTATGTTTACAGGTAGGGAAGGCATCATTGACCGTATGAGAGCGCAACTAGTAGGAGCAAATGACTATGTTACAAAGCCTGTAAATACAGATAAGCTAATTACCAAAGTTAAGCGATTAATTCAAAGCAGTCAAAAAAACGTTAATCAACAAGAAAAAGAATCACTTAAAGCCCTATGA
- a CDS encoding chemotaxis protein CheW encodes MKVSPLLWVVLPVSYVEEVVQLRPQDISPIPAVNPCLLGLTNQRGKLLWVLHLESFLGIKPTPLAKQISAIAIRIQVPNVGICRLACVVMALEEIITLDSQKFVPVPKKIPARARTLLSGLVNFDKKTYGILNVNEVFRILNPSIVGGDTIGNVTNDLADLSTA; translated from the coding sequence ATGAAGGTCTCACCATTATTGTGGGTTGTCTTGCCAGTAAGCTATGTTGAAGAAGTTGTTCAGTTACGACCTCAAGATATTAGCCCGATTCCCGCAGTTAATCCTTGTTTGTTAGGACTTACTAATCAAAGGGGGAAATTACTATGGGTGCTGCACTTGGAGAGCTTTTTGGGGATTAAGCCTACACCTTTGGCAAAACAAATTTCGGCGATCGCTATTCGTATACAAGTGCCGAATGTCGGTATCTGTCGCCTTGCCTGTGTGGTGATGGCTTTGGAAGAGATTATCACCCTTGATTCTCAAAAATTTGTCCCTGTCCCTAAGAAAATCCCAGCGAGGGCGAGAACTTTATTATCGGGTTTAGTCAACTTCGATAAGAAGACCTATGGAATTTTGAATGTGAATGAGGTATTTCGGATTTTAAATCCGTCTATTGTTGGAGGGGACACAATAGGAAATGTGACTAATGATTTGGCAGATCTCTCAACCGCATAG
- a CDS encoding potassium channel family protein, which produces MRSLALLIKNCLLDVGIKVNVTVRRKRKELHVLLESTYFGDCQLLVEEITKCFTDIDDSLEAARIYTFLFGQPLPQWVEKIELFHDKRNLQDQLDKEKQLDPNVDINSKEAIVCDRFIVCGLGSLGQHIVFNLKKFAYKEYEVKICGIDKVQPEITEFDHFAELLDDSIILGDCRRTEVLIKAGIDKCRAIVLVTSNENVNIEAAIAARRLNPNVHIVVRSSRQNLNQLLKDQLGNFVALDPVDLPAAAFAVAGLGEGTLGLFQISDRKLRIVECTVAAEDYRFVRSPAYLLHKKHSRLLSIADLNTDRLFFQWQPEQFVQAGDRVTFIEYVDQDFTTSHRYVELADYYQRPQASSWQRLDQLLHKYTDSAFWKFQWKQMIAWFQAVRSRRLILWGILTVIVLLGLSSVILFLNVPNISWQKAISTSMILLLGGYGDVFGGLGEDQVPLWVMLFCLMITLISLLFVLGVLGLIADRILSSKFEFFKRSLPLPTHDHIVLIGFGRLGQRIADLLFKLQLPFVIVSENPNDCDLADKVPWFTGNIIEELSKTNLVRAKSILSVTDDQMLNLEAALLARDAAKKINREINLAIRTYDRYFSENLAELLPNSQSFCAYALSAEAFAGAAFGENMLSLFRLNQRTVLVAEYIISEQDTLIGKNLSQIAYGYTVVPIYLKTHEPKADGHSEFFMPSDDEVMKIGDRLTILASISGLRRIELGNLYAPKRWQLRAKPPLNSSVLLDAGNQLKNISGCDLELARRFMQSLPAAIELPMYDTQAYRLGQALMRLLPIKIYPL; this is translated from the coding sequence ATGCGATCGCTAGCTCTTCTGATCAAAAACTGCCTGTTAGATGTAGGTATTAAAGTAAATGTTACAGTTCGACGCAAGCGCAAAGAATTGCATGTTTTGCTAGAGTCTACCTATTTTGGCGATTGCCAATTGCTAGTAGAAGAGATCACGAAATGCTTTACAGATATTGACGATAGTTTAGAAGCTGCTAGAATTTACACCTTTCTATTTGGTCAACCATTACCACAATGGGTAGAAAAAATTGAGCTTTTTCATGATAAAAGAAATCTGCAAGATCAGTTAGATAAAGAGAAGCAATTAGATCCAAATGTAGATATAAACTCAAAAGAAGCAATTGTATGCGATCGCTTTATTGTCTGTGGATTAGGTAGCTTAGGGCAGCATATCGTATTTAATTTAAAAAAGTTTGCCTATAAGGAATATGAAGTCAAAATCTGTGGAATCGACAAAGTACAACCCGAAATCACAGAGTTTGATCATTTTGCTGAACTTCTCGATGACTCAATTATTTTGGGAGATTGTCGCCGCACCGAAGTATTAATTAAGGCAGGAATTGATAAATGTCGGGCAATTGTCCTTGTTACTAGTAATGAGAATGTAAACATTGAGGCGGCGATCGCAGCCCGAAGACTGAATCCCAATGTCCATATTGTGGTGCGGTCTTCGCGTCAAAACCTCAATCAATTGCTTAAGGATCAACTCGGAAACTTTGTTGCCCTCGACCCTGTAGATCTTCCTGCGGCTGCCTTTGCGGTAGCAGGTTTAGGTGAAGGCACATTAGGGCTATTTCAAATTAGCGATCGCAAATTGCGAATAGTGGAATGCACCGTGGCAGCAGAGGACTATCGCTTCGTGAGAAGTCCCGCCTATCTACTACACAAAAAACATTCACGACTGTTGAGCATCGCCGATCTAAATACTGATCGCCTATTCTTTCAATGGCAGCCTGAACAATTTGTGCAGGCTGGTGACAGGGTTACATTTATTGAATATGTCGATCAAGATTTCACTACTAGCCATCGTTATGTCGAGCTAGCAGATTATTACCAGCGTCCTCAAGCTTCGTCTTGGCAAAGACTTGATCAGCTATTACATAAATATACAGATTCAGCCTTTTGGAAATTCCAATGGAAGCAGATGATTGCTTGGTTTCAAGCAGTGCGATCGCGCCGACTTATCCTCTGGGGTATCCTTACAGTGATTGTCCTATTAGGTCTTAGTTCCGTAATTTTATTTTTAAATGTGCCGAATATTTCATGGCAAAAGGCAATTTCAACTAGCATGATCTTACTGCTAGGTGGCTATGGCGATGTCTTTGGTGGACTAGGGGAAGACCAAGTGCCTTTATGGGTAATGCTCTTTTGTCTAATGATTACCTTAATTAGTTTGCTATTTGTCTTAGGTGTTTTGGGACTCATTGCTGATCGCATTCTCAGTTCCAAATTTGAATTTTTTAAGCGATCGCTACCTCTACCCACCCACGATCACATTGTTCTCATTGGATTTGGTAGACTTGGACAGAGAATTGCTGATCTTCTATTCAAGCTCCAACTTCCATTTGTCATCGTTAGTGAAAATCCTAATGATTGCGATCTTGCGGACAAAGTGCCTTGGTTCACTGGCAATATTATCGAAGAATTATCGAAAACCAACTTGGTGAGAGCCAAAAGTATTCTATCTGTTACCGATGATCAAATGCTGAATCTCGAAGCTGCATTGCTAGCTCGTGATGCGGCGAAAAAGATCAACCGTGAAATAAATCTTGCCATCCGCACCTATGATCGCTACTTCAGCGAAAACTTGGCAGAACTTTTGCCCAATTCACAATCTTTTTGTGCCTATGCTCTATCGGCAGAAGCCTTTGCAGGTGCAGCATTTGGTGAAAATATGTTGAGTCTATTTCGGCTCAATCAGCGCACAGTTTTAGTCGCTGAGTATATTATTTCTGAGCAGGACACTTTGATCGGCAAAAATCTCTCGCAAATCGCCTATGGTTATACGGTTGTACCGATCTATTTAAAAACCCATGAGCCAAAAGCCGATGGTCACAGTGAGTTCTTTATGCCATCAGATGATGAGGTAATGAAAATAGGCGATCGCCTAACGATTTTGGCTTCGATTTCGGGACTACGACGAATTGAATTAGGCAATCTCTACGCTCCCAAGCGTTGGCAATTACGCGCTAAGCCTCCCCTCAATTCTAGTGTGCTACTTGATGCCGGCAATCAACTCAAAAATATTTCAGGTTGCGATCTAGAGCTTGCCCGTCGATTTATGCAAAGTCTACCCGCCGCGATCGAGTTGCCGATGTATGACACTCAAGCCTATCGCTTAGGGCAAGCCCTCATGCGACTTCTGCCAATTAAAATCTATCCGTTATAA
- a CDS encoding methyl-accepting chemotaxis protein, which translates to MTDKNDSFNSALLTSDRYAANGKNNGDSAQPSDPMSQILYAYDLESRGDVSAAREIYQQVIAEDPDGTYAAIAEKAINAMGEVQDSGNTLGISQAQDRVNAPLSGKFSLEREPQQKIKDVKSSKITSKQKTSALSWFYNLSVGRKQLFALIASEFLSLSLVGFGAFLIGRSLQDQLFKQAQSEVSVMDINYNIKVNQMGFGFRGQSDNAAVISAASTYANKQPIPAPLRDQVRKILENEIKARKIEYATLVGTDAKIIINANSDRTGQDFDPNGLVSDILKDPNQIKATAIVSADDLQKEAPPLPDGFTPTDSLIRYTATAVKDPTSQKTIAVLISGDIVNKKPPIVENTLKALSTTAQDTGKKGLGGYSAVYYRKPSGEFVLATSAEQPNFEAGTFNLPISGKEADDLLNRAANAENGQPVTGRVLVDNTYYTMSARAVPNRIVETDKGSVPQYKAPVAILVRGTPETEMSELLRRTWIILGISSIVVILLDILLSRFLDRAIGKPVKALTPIAKRFTLGDRKVRAEVFANDEIGELTRSFNTMADSIEMSEQALAQQSLLKEQEAEIQRKEKELLQREVINLLLEIEGTQKGDLTAEAQVTDGVVGSIADAFNATIRKLRNLVKEVKATAVHAESLAKNSEQSVQKFSTAALAQSDGIAQALEAVEQNTQSIAQVAQSAQDAADVARRAAIAAREGDMKMDRTVHSIKAIRSTVAATAKKMKQLAESSQEVSQIVAIISNISEKTNLLAFNASIEAARAGENGQGFRVVADEVRRLADRVTDATKEIQLLVNNIQHETTEVLKAMEVGTSEVVSGTQSVEETKETLKDLADLSQTIDKYLQTISISTISQTQVSQKVNSIMENANMIAQGTATDTQNVVNSLQVLVGVVDELQTSVRQFRLEKSE; encoded by the coding sequence ATGACTGACAAAAATGACTCTTTCAATTCAGCGCTCCTGACTTCTGATCGATATGCTGCTAATGGCAAGAATAATGGGGATTCTGCCCAGCCTAGCGATCCGATGTCTCAAATTCTCTATGCCTATGATTTAGAAAGTCGAGGTGATGTCAGTGCGGCGAGGGAAATTTATCAGCAGGTAATTGCTGAAGATCCTGATGGAACCTATGCGGCGATCGCAGAAAAAGCAATCAATGCAATGGGAGAAGTTCAGGACAGTGGTAACACTTTAGGGATTTCTCAAGCGCAAGACAGAGTAAATGCTCCTCTATCAGGAAAGTTTTCACTAGAGAGAGAGCCACAGCAAAAAATCAAGGATGTTAAATCTTCAAAAATCACATCTAAGCAAAAAACTTCTGCCCTGAGTTGGTTCTATAACCTATCAGTTGGACGTAAACAGCTTTTTGCACTGATTGCTTCTGAATTTCTATCTCTGTCACTGGTCGGGTTTGGTGCATTTTTAATTGGGCGATCGCTACAGGATCAGTTATTCAAACAGGCTCAGTCTGAGGTGTCGGTCATGGACATCAACTACAACATTAAAGTCAATCAGATGGGTTTTGGTTTCCGAGGTCAGTCAGACAATGCGGCGGTAATTAGTGCCGCAAGTACCTATGCTAATAAGCAACCGATTCCTGCACCATTAAGAGATCAAGTCAGAAAAATTCTCGAAAATGAAATTAAGGCTCGGAAAATTGAGTATGCAACCTTAGTGGGGACTGATGCAAAGATCATTATCAATGCGAATAGCGATCGCACAGGGCAAGATTTTGATCCCAATGGTCTAGTTAGTGACATCCTCAAGGATCCTAATCAAATTAAGGCAACAGCGATCGTCAGTGCCGATGATCTACAAAAGGAAGCCCCACCACTGCCTGATGGATTTACACCAACGGATTCCCTAATTCGCTACACTGCAACTGCGGTAAAAGATCCTACTTCCCAGAAAACCATTGCTGTACTGATTTCAGGGGACATTGTCAATAAGAAACCACCAATTGTGGAAAACACCCTCAAGGCGCTATCGACAACTGCACAGGATACGGGGAAAAAGGGATTAGGTGGTTATAGTGCTGTGTACTATCGCAAACCTTCAGGGGAATTTGTTCTTGCCACTTCTGCTGAACAGCCTAATTTCGAGGCTGGTACTTTCAATCTACCCATCTCTGGTAAAGAGGCAGATGACTTACTCAATCGCGCCGCAAATGCCGAAAATGGACAGCCTGTGACAGGGCGTGTTTTAGTTGATAATACTTACTATACGATGTCCGCTAGAGCTGTTCCCAATCGTATTGTTGAAACGGATAAGGGCTCAGTCCCACAATATAAAGCTCCCGTTGCGATTTTGGTGCGTGGTACGCCTGAAACCGAAATGAGCGAATTATTGAGAAGAACATGGATCATCCTTGGTATTTCCTCAATTGTTGTTATTCTTTTGGATATTCTACTATCGCGCTTTTTGGATCGCGCTATTGGTAAACCTGTAAAAGCGCTGACACCGATCGCTAAACGTTTTACTTTAGGTGATCGCAAAGTCCGTGCTGAAGTTTTTGCCAATGACGAAATTGGGGAATTAACGCGATCGTTTAATACTATGGCAGACAGCATTGAAATGTCGGAACAAGCTCTGGCTCAGCAGTCTTTACTTAAGGAGCAAGAAGCCGAAATTCAACGCAAAGAAAAAGAACTTCTACAAAGAGAAGTAATTAACCTCCTTCTAGAAATTGAAGGTACACAGAAAGGAGATTTGACTGCCGAAGCTCAGGTAACTGATGGTGTAGTTGGATCGATCGCTGATGCGTTTAATGCCACAATCAGAAAATTGCGGAACTTGGTTAAAGAGGTTAAAGCTACGGCAGTCCATGCGGAATCTCTGGCAAAAAATAGTGAGCAATCCGTACAGAAGTTTTCTACTGCTGCCCTAGCCCAGTCTGATGGAATTGCCCAAGCCCTAGAAGCCGTAGAACAAAATACCCAATCGATCGCCCAAGTAGCACAATCGGCTCAGGATGCAGCAGATGTGGCGAGACGGGCAGCGATCGCCGCTCGTGAAGGCGATATGAAAATGGATCGTACCGTTCACAGTATCAAAGCGATCCGCTCCACTGTGGCGGCAACAGCTAAAAAAATGAAGCAATTAGCCGAATCATCGCAGGAAGTTTCACAAATTGTGGCAATTATTTCTAATATTTCCGAAAAAACGAACTTACTGGCGTTTAATGCTTCCATTGAAGCTGCTAGAGCTGGGGAGAATGGTCAAGGTTTTCGGGTGGTTGCCGATGAGGTGCGGCGATTGGCTGACCGTGTGACCGATGCAACAAAAGAAATTCAATTATTGGTTAACAATATTCAGCATGAAACAACGGAGGTTTTAAAAGCGATGGAAGTGGGTACTTCTGAAGTTGTATCAGGAACCCAATCCGTCGAAGAAACTAAGGAAACCCTCAAGGATCTAGCGGATTTGAGTCAGACCATTGATAAATATTTGCAGACGATTTCGATTAGTACGATTTCGCAAACGCAGGTTTCTCAAAAGGTAAATAGCATCATGGAAAATGCCAATATGATTGCCCAAGGTACGGCTACTGATACTCAAAATGTAGTTAATTCGCTACAGGTATTAGTGGGAGTGGTCGATGAGTTGCAAACCTCTGTACGTCAGTTCCGCCTAGAAAAATCTGAATAG
- the glmS gene encoding glutamine--fructose-6-phosphate transaminase (isomerizing): MCGIVGYIGHRSANEVLISGLRKLEYRGYDSAGVATIPLGDRSLHRVRAKGKLIQLEEKLNADTAPQAPIGIGHTRWATHGKPEEHNAHPHTNTMGNLAVVQNGIVENYHLLRTDLKALGHVFVSETDTEVIPHMIAEFLSQLKNLGDVIPEKSPSILFEAVRLTVAKLQGAYAIAVIHADYPDELIVVRQQAPLVIGIGKDENFCASDTPALVAYTRTVIPLENGEIARLTKDSVQVFNAKGDRLRRAPQTLNWNPTMVEKQGFKHYMLKEIYEQPGVFREGLASYISDNNQIQLRLPAGFINSIERVEILACGTSWHASLVGKYLLEQIAGVPTSVQYASEYRYSPPPSLKNTLVIGVTQSGETADTLAALELAKSRGDRCLGITNRTESSIGRTADAVIDTQAGIEIGVAATKTFVAQLLMFYLLAIEFGVTNGNLSEARTQELIEGLRQLPAYMERILESQERYIEELSRQFTHTKDFIFLGRGINFPIALEGALKLKEISYIHAEGYPAGEMKHGPIALLDEDVPVVAIATPGSVYEKVLSNSQEAKARDAKLIGVAPLDDPAAHEVFDYILPIPVVDEIFSPILTVIPLQLLSYHVAAHRGLDVDQPRNLAKSVTVE; this comes from the coding sequence ATGTGTGGAATTGTTGGCTACATCGGACATCGCTCGGCAAATGAAGTTTTAATCTCAGGGCTACGCAAACTGGAATATCGCGGCTATGACTCCGCAGGCGTTGCCACAATTCCCCTAGGCGATCGCAGTCTGCATCGAGTCAGGGCTAAGGGCAAGCTGATTCAACTTGAAGAAAAATTAAATGCTGATACGGCTCCCCAAGCCCCCATTGGCATTGGGCATACCCGCTGGGCAACCCACGGCAAGCCTGAAGAGCATAACGCCCATCCACATACCAATACGATGGGGAACCTAGCTGTAGTGCAGAACGGGATTGTCGAAAACTATCACCTACTGCGGACTGATTTAAAAGCACTTGGGCATGTTTTTGTCAGTGAAACGGATACGGAAGTAATTCCCCATATGATTGCGGAATTTCTCTCGCAATTAAAGAATTTAGGCGATGTTATTCCTGAAAAATCCCCTTCGATTCTATTTGAAGCAGTGCGTCTAACCGTAGCCAAGTTACAAGGAGCCTATGCGATCGCCGTTATTCACGCTGATTATCCTGACGAGCTGATCGTGGTGCGGCAACAGGCTCCCCTCGTCATTGGTATTGGCAAAGATGAAAATTTCTGTGCATCCGATACACCTGCATTAGTTGCCTATACCCGCACAGTCATTCCTTTAGAAAATGGGGAAATTGCCCGACTCACTAAAGACTCAGTGCAGGTGTTTAATGCTAAAGGCGATCGCCTCCGCCGTGCGCCCCAAACCCTCAACTGGAATCCGACAATGGTGGAGAAGCAAGGCTTCAAACACTACATGCTCAAGGAAATCTATGAGCAACCGGGGGTGTTTCGCGAAGGTCTAGCTAGTTACATCAGTGACAACAATCAAATTCAGTTGAGACTTCCCGCAGGTTTTATCAACTCCATTGAACGGGTAGAAATTCTCGCCTGTGGAACCAGTTGGCACGCCTCTCTGGTTGGCAAATATCTCCTAGAGCAGATCGCAGGGGTTCCCACTAGTGTTCAATATGCCTCAGAATATCGCTATTCACCACCACCTTCTTTAAAAAACACACTGGTGATTGGCGTAACCCAATCGGGTGAAACTGCCGATACTTTAGCCGCTTTAGAATTGGCAAAATCAAGGGGCGATCGCTGTCTGGGCATTACCAATCGTACTGAAAGCTCCATTGGACGTACTGCCGATGCGGTGATTGATACGCAAGCAGGAATTGAGATCGGTGTAGCAGCGACGAAAACCTTTGTTGCTCAATTATTAATGTTCTATTTACTGGCAATCGAGTTTGGGGTTACTAACGGTAATCTGTCAGAAGCGAGAACCCAAGAATTAATCGAAGGTTTGCGCCAACTGCCTGCCTATATGGAAAGAATTCTAGAAAGCCAAGAGCGTTATATCGAGGAACTTTCGCGCCAGTTTACTCATACTAAAGATTTCATTTTCTTAGGTCGTGGTATTAACTTTCCGATCGCCCTCGAAGGTGCACTTAAGCTCAAGGAAATCAGCTATATTCACGCTGAGGGCTATCCCGCAGGTGAGATGAAGCATGGACCGATCGCCTTGCTCGATGAAGATGTGCCTGTCGTTGCGATCGCTACCCCCGGTAGTGTCTACGAGAAGGTTCTCTCGAATTCTCAAGAAGCTAAGGCTAGAGATGCAAAATTGATAGGGGTTGCACCTTTAGATGATCCTGCGGCCCATGAGGTATTTGATTACATTTTGCCAATTCCTGTAGTTGATGAGATTTTTTCACCAATTCTCACCGTAATTCCATTGCAGCTACTTTCCTATCATGTGGCAGCACATCGTGGTTTAGATGTCGATCAACCCCGAAATCTCGCCAAATCTGTCACCGTAGAATAA
- a CDS encoding DUF1825 family protein, giving the protein MAFFDSEIVQDEARNLFQDYQALTQLGGSYGKFDREGKILFIEKMEEMMDRYKIFMKRFELSDDFMAQMTLKQLETQLGNFGITPQQMFDQMNLTLERMKSELELHS; this is encoded by the coding sequence ATGGCATTTTTTGATTCTGAGATTGTCCAAGACGAAGCACGTAATCTATTCCAAGATTATCAAGCATTGACGCAGCTTGGTGGTAGTTATGGAAAGTTCGATCGCGAAGGTAAAATCCTCTTCATTGAAAAGATGGAAGAGATGATGGATCGCTATAAAATTTTTATGAAGCGATTTGAACTGTCCGACGATTTTATGGCTCAAATGACCCTAAAACAACTGGAAACCCAGTTAGGTAATTTTGGGATTACCCCACAGCAAATGTTCGATCAGATGAATTTGACCTTAGAAAGAATGAAGTCTGAACTAGAACTCCATAGCTAG